The Corynebacterium callunae DSM 20147 genomic sequence GAAGCCAAAACGCGGTCCAAATTCCATGGGCTTAGGGTTGTCACGAACATGGTTATGGATGCGGTGATGCATCTGCTGGTGATCGCGAATTAAAGCCCAAGCAGCAAGAACAATAAAAAGCACCTGGAAAATATCCAGCATGCCAAAGCGGGAGCTTACTAATAACACTCCATCTGCCACTGCCAAGATTCCGGCGATGAAGGTGATTACCGTAGATCCGCTGAGGCGGCGAGTAATCGCCATGATGCCGAAAATAGTAAGCGTGCCAAAAAGAGCTGCCATAACGCGCCAGCCAAGGGGAGAGTATCCAAAAACCCACTCGCCAAGAGCTTCGATCTGCTTGGCTAGGGGAGGGTGGACTACCAGGCCATATCCCGGGTTTGATTCAATGCCACCGGTTACTGGATTAATCCATGAGCGCACCATATCCCAGGCTTGGGGTACATAGTGCTTTTCATCAAAAACTGGGGTGCCCGAGGCTGTTGCGCTGCTCAAACCAATAAACCTGGTGAGGATGGCAAAAAGCGCAATAATCGCCCAGGTGTAGCTATCTAGACGGGTCCACTTAAATTTTGGGGGTGCCGGCGGACAGGACCCAGCGAACATTCCGCGGTCCCGTCCCTGTTCACGAATAGCTAGGACTTGGCTCACTCGGTTGATTGTAGAGCCTTGGAGCAAAATTGTGGGAAGCTATATGCATGCATGTTGCTGAAATTACTTTGCCCACCGGAATTATTATCGCGGCTACTCCGCTCGGCAACATTGGGGATGCCTCTCCGCGTTTGGCCTATGCGCTAGCTCATGCCACCGTGGTGGCCGCTGAAGATACTCGCCGCACCTCCGCCTTGGCAGCTGCTTTGGGAGTGGAAATTTCCGGCCAATTGATTTCCAATTTTGACCATAATGAGGTGGCGCGCGTGGAGCGCCTTATCGAGGCAGCACACACCGGAACTGTCTTGGTAGTTAGTGATGCTGGTATGCCGGTGGTTTCTGATCCTGGCTTTGCCCTCATCGACGCCGCTCATGATGCCGGAGTCCCGGTGACTTGTTTCCCCGGACCTTCAGCAGTTCCCACCGCCTTGGCACTATCTGGATTGCACGTTGGCAGATTTGCCTTTGATGGTTTTGCACCACGCAAGCAGGGGGCACGCCTCGAGTGGCTCGAAACTCTCAAGACTGAAAAGCGCGCTGTATGTTTCTTCGAATCACCCCACAGAATTCAAGACACGCTTGCCGACGCCGCTCTCGTCCTTGGTGACCGCCGTGCAGCTGTGTGCCGCGAACTGTCTAAAACTTATGAGCAAGTTAAGCGTGGCACTTTGCCAGAGCTAGCTGCTTGGGCTGTTGATGGTGTGCGTGGTGAGATCACCGTGGTCATCGAGGGAGCGGGTGCAATTGAGGTTGATGTTGAGTCGCTAATTGGTGTTGCAGAGGAGCGAGTTGCAGCCGGCGAAAGATTAAAAGAAGTTTGTGCAGACCTGGCTAAAACCTATGGAGTAGGTAAAAAAGACCTCTATGATGGCGTAATTTCTTCCCGAAATTAGAGATCGTTACACTATTGTGACCTTCATATAGGTTTTTAGGGCGCTTACTGCGGGTTAGTGCTGTCACGAAATTATCAAGATGCCGCATTTCCCATCCGTTTAAGTGGTTTTGGGTTTGCTATATAGGTTCTATCCAGCCACAGTGGGTTATATGACTACATCTGACCCAAATTCCAAACCGATCGTGGAGGATGCACATTCAGAGCAAGTCACCGCGACCGAGGAATTGGCTGGACTGCTGAAAAACCCCGATGTGGGCGAGCAACTAGCGGATTTTGAAGAAGAAATTGTCTTTGAAAGTGAAAGCGAGACGGCTTCACTTGATTGGACCGTAATTATCCCAGCGCTGGCTGTTGTTTTGGCAACGGTGGTCTGGGGCATTGGCTTTAATGAGAGCTTTTCCAAAGTGGCTGGATCCGCATTGGGATTTGTTGTAAACAATCTAGGTTGGGCATTCGTCCTCTTCGGCACAGTATTCGTATTTTTTGCGATCGCCATCGCGGCCAGCAAATTTGGACAAATACGCCTTGGGCGAATTGATGAAGCACCCGAATTTAGGACAGTGTCCTGGATTTCCATGATGTTTGCTGCTGGCATGGGCATTGGCTTGATGTTCTACGGAACCTCCGAACCCTTGACTTTTTATCGTAATGGCGTGCCTGGACACCAGACACATGAAGTTGGCACTGCGATGGCATCAACCATGTTCCACTGGACGTTGCATCCCTGGGCTATTTACGCAATCGTCGGTCTTGCCATTGCTTATTCAACTTACCGAGTTGGACGAAAGCAGCTGCTAAGCTCCGCCTTCGTTCCTCTTATTGGTGAAAAGGGGGCTGAAGGCTGGCCTGGCAAGCTCATTGACATCCTGGCAATTATCGCCACTGTTTTTGGTACTGCATGTTCTCTTGGACTTGGCGCCATGCAGATTGGCGCGGGTCTTTCAGCCGCCGGAATCATTGAAAGTCCAAGCCAGTGGACTGTGCTGGGCATTGTGAGCATTTTGACCTTGGCTTTTCTCATCTCTGCGGTTTCTGGCGTGGGCAAGGGAATTCAATATCTTTCTAATGCCAATATGATCCTCGCTGCACTCCTGGCCATTTTTGTTTTTGTGGTTGGCCCGACCATTTCCGTCCTCAACCTCATCCCAGGTTCCCTCGGAAACTACCTCTCCAGCTTCTTTGAAATGGCTGGACGCACCGCCATGAGTGCTGATGGTACTGCCGGTGAGTGGTTAAGCAGCTGGACCATCTTCTACTGGGCATGGTGGATTTCTTGGTCCCCATTTGTAGGAATGTTCTTGGCTCGAATTTCTCGAGGTCGCAGCATCCGTGAGTTTATTGTCGGAGTGATGCTAGTTCCAGCCGGCGTATCCACCGTGTGGTTCTCCATCTTTGGAGGCACGGCCATCGTCTTTGAACAAGACAGCAAGTCAATCTGGGGTGAAGGCTCCGCGCAAGAGCAGCTCTTCGCTTTGCTGCACTCCCTTCCAGGCGGTCAGATCGCTGGCATTATTGCGATGGTGCTTTTAGGTACCTTCTTCATTACTTCCGCAGACTCTGCATCTACCGTTATGGGAACCATGAGCCAGCGGGGCAGCCTCGAACCAAATAAGGGTGTTACTGCTGCCTGGGGCATTGCTACCGCAGCTATTGGTTTGACCCTTTTGCTTTCTGGTGGTGATGATGCGCTCAATAACCTTCAAAATGTCACCATTGTGGCGGCAACGCCATTCCTCTTTGTGATCGTCGGATTGATGTTTGCGCTGGTCAAAGATCTCAGCAATGACATAATTTATGTCGATTACCGTGAGCAAATGAAGTTCAATGCGCGCTTGGCGCGCGAGCGCCGAGTGCACAATGAGCACCTCAAACGCGAGCTCGCCGCTAAACGACGCCGTGAACGACAGGCTCAGCGCGTCTTAAAGCATCGCTAAGGGCAACCTCGATACCCCTTAAAGGCCGGGCATAAATTAAGGTGTAAAGCATGACGAAGAACGTGCTTGTATCTGTTGCCTGGCCGTACGCAAACGGACCCCGCCACATTGGACATGTGGCGGGGTTCGGCGTCCCCTCTGACGTGTTCGCAAGATTCCAGCGAATGTCCGGAAACAACGTCCTCATGGTTTCAGGCACCGATGAGCATGGCACCCCACTTTTGGTGCAGGCCGACAAAGAAGGCGTAAGCGTTCAGGAGTTGGCTGATAAATACAACCGCCAAATCGTAGAAGATCTTTCCGGTCTGGGCTTGTCCTATGACCTCTTCACCCGCACCACCACTTCCAATCACTACGCAGTTGTGCAGGAGCTCTTCCGTGGGCTTTATGACAACGGCTACATGATCAAGGAGACCACTCTTGGTGCAATTTCACCTTCAACTGGTCGTACCCTGCCAGACCGCTATATCGAAGGCACCTGCCCAATCTGTGGCGCTGATGGAGCTCGTGGCGACCAGTGCGATAACTGTGGTAACCAGCTAGACCCTTCCGACTTGATCAATCCTGTTTCTAAGATCAATGGTGAAACCCCCAACTTTGTAGAGACCGAGCACTTCCTGCTTGATCTTCCAGCTTTGGCTGAAGCACTTACCGAGTGGCTTAAGGGCCGTGAAGATTGGCGCCCCAACGTACTTAAGTTCTCCCTCAACCTGTTGGAGGACATTCGTCCCCGCGCAATGAGCCGAGATATCGACTGGGGTATCCCAATTCCAGTTGAGGGTTGGCAGGATAACAACGCCAAGAAGCTTTATGTGTGGTTCGACGCGGTGGTTGGCTATCTCTCTGCATCCATCGAATGGGCTTACCGCAATGGCGACCCAGAGGCATGGCGTACCTTCTGGAATGATCCAGAAACCAAGTCCTACTACTTCATGGGCAAGGACAACATCACCTTCCACTCCCAGATTTGGCCTGCCGAACTACTCGGATATGCAGGTTTGGGTTCTCGTGGCGGTGAGGTAGGAGACCTCGGGGTCCTCAACCTACCTACCGAGGTTGTGTCCTCTGAGTTCCTTACCATGTCCGGATCTAAGTTCTCCTCCTCCAAGGGCGTTGTTATCTACGTCAAGGACTTCCTTAAGGAATTCGGAGCAGATCCATTGCGCTATTTCATCGCGGTGGCTGGACCAGAGAATAACGACACCGACTTCACCTGGGATGAATTTGTCCGTCGCGTGAACAACGAGCTGGCCAATGGCTGGGGCAACCTGGTTAACCGCACTGTCTCCATGGCTCATAAGAACTTCGGTGAAGTTCCAGTTCCTGGCGCTTTGGAAGAAGCCGACCAAAAGATTCTGGATCTCGCTACCGCTACCTTTGAATCAGTTGCTGCCAACCTGGAGCAGTCCAAGTTCAAGGCCGGCATCACCGAGGTCATGCACGTGGTTGGCGAGGCAAATGCCTACATTGCTGACCAAGAGCCTTGGAAGCTGGCAAAGGATGACACCCAGCGTGAGCGCCTTGCAACCGTATTGTGGACTGCTCTGCAGGTAGTTTCTGACTGCAACACCATGCTCACCCCATACCTGCCTCACACCGCGCAAAAGGTACATGAGACCCTAGGCCGTGATGGTATTTGGGCAGCCAGCCCCCAGATCGTGGAAGTCAAAAATGATTCCCCACGTTTGCCAATCGGTGTGGGACTGCCTGACCCTGAGCACACCTACCCAGTGATCATGGGTGACTACAAGACGCAGCTGGCCAGGTGGGAGCGTATCGACGTAGTACCAGGAACTCACTTGGAGAAGCCAGCACCACTGATCGCCAAGTTGGATCCAGAACTTGGTGAAACCGGCCCAGAGTGGGCACCAGTTCAGAAATAATTACTAATAAGGCAGGTCACTTGCGGGTGACCTGCCTTTTTGGGTGAATGGGGGTAGGAGGGGGCCGTGATGTCCCACCGGTGGTGTTAGGTGGAGGACATGAACACAACAAGAGAAGAAGCAAATACCTTATTAGCCGGCATTGCTGGTCCCGGCGCCCAATTACGCGATGACCAATGGCTAGCAATTGATGCCTTGGTTAATAAGAAACAGCGCATGCTAGTGGTGCAAAGAACTGGTTGGGGCAAATCAGCCGTTTATTTTATTGCCGCCAAACTATTGCGTGCCAGGGGAGCTGGGGCCGCCGTGATTATTTCCCCGCTATTGGCACTGATGCGCAACCAGGTGGCAGCAGCTGAGCGCGCCGGGATCAAAGCAGCAACTCTAAACAGCGCCAATATGAAGCAGTGGGAAGATATTGAAAAGAGCGTCATCGGGGGAGATGTTGATGTGCTCTTAATTTCTCCGGAACGCCTTAATAATCCAGATTTCCGCAGTAGTATTTTGCCACGTCTAGCTGCAGAGACTGGGCTGGTAGTAGTAGATGAGGCGCACTGTATTTCTGACTGGGGACATGATTTCCGCCCAGATTATCGTCGTATTAGAGATCTACTTGCCGGCCTCGGTGCACAGGTTCCAGTGCTGGCAACTACTGCAACAGCAAATGACCGCGTGGTGGAGGATGTACGGGCGCAATTAGGTGAGGGGACAGGTGTTCTCAGAGGCGAGCTGGACCGTGATTCGCTTTATCTCTCTGTGGTTAATTTGGAAGATTCCACCCTCCGGGCAGCTTGGCTGGCAACCCACCTTAAAGAGCTTAAAGGTTCTGGAATTATCTATTGCCTCACGGTTTCTGCCGCTCATGACCTTGCTGATGCACTTAAAGCACTGGGGTGGGAAGTGGCCGCTTATACCGGTAGAACCGAGGCAGGAGAGCGGGAACGCTTAGAACAAGCCTTGTTAAACAATGAACTTAAAGCTCTCATTGCTACCTCTGCTTTGGGAATGGGATTTGATAAACCAGATTTAGGTTTTGTGGTGCACCTCGGTTCCCCAAGTTCTCCTGTGTCCTATTACCAGCAAATCGGCCGTGCCGGGCGTGGCACAGACCATGCAGATGTAATTTTGCTGCCCGGTGTAGAAGACAAGGCTATTTGGGAGTATTTCGCGTCGGTATCCTTCCCAGCAGAAGAAGTAGTGCGACAGTTACTTAGCGTTTTAACCACCGAAGCTCAATCAACGGTCAAGCTGGAATCTCAAGTAGATCTTTCTCGTTCGCGACTGGAACAGGTGCTAAAAGTTCTTGATGTTGATGGTGCAGTAGATCGTGTTCGTGGAGGTTGGGTTTCCACTGGGCAGGAATGGACTTATGATGCCCCGCGCTACGCTGGACTCCAAGAAGCCAGGCATGCAGAAGAAGTAGCAATGCTGGAATACCAGCGTTCGACCTCTTGTCGCATGCTCTTTTTGCGCCAGCAGCTAGATGATATTCACGCGACTGTTCCTTGCGGGCGCTGCGATAATTGCACTGGCCATAAATGGAGTGAAAATATTGATAGTGGAATTAATCTGCAGGTGGAACAACAGTTAAAGTCTCCTGGAGTGCGGCTTCCGGCACGTAAGATGTGGCCGAGTGGAATTAGCGTAAAGGGAAAAATTTCCGGAATTAAGGAAGGACGAGCACTGGGCCGACTAAACGATATCGGGCGTGGACCTGCACTAAAGCAGTTGCTAGAAAGTGGACACTTTATTGAAGATCCCTGGATGGGTCGAATTATTGAAGTACTCAAGAACTGGGATTGGCAACAACGTCCAGCGAACGTAGTGGCATTGGGAAAACCCGATGTGCAGGCAACTGCTTTAACAGTGGAGGTGGCACAGGCGATTGCGCGCATCGGGCGAATGAATTTTGCCGGTTTACTTAATGTTGCTCCAGGTGCTGTGGAGGTTACCGCTCAAAACTCCGCCTATCGGGTTGAAGGATTGTTAAATCAGTGGGATTGGTCTGCTGGGCTGCAATTGGTGGACGGGCCGGTGCTCTTGGTGACTGACCTTTTTGATACTGGTTGGTCTGTCACTGTGGCAGGAACTGGAATTGCACAGCGCAGTTCTTTAGATGTTTTGCCTTTTGCCTTGGCTAGTCGGGGATAAGCGCTATCGGTCGAACCGGAAAGCTGGCACCTGAGCGAGGTACTGGCCAAGGACAAGCCAGATGTGCGCCAAGCGGCGGGACTTTTTCCAGATTGCACATATTTTCTATCTGCCAATGGTCATGATGTAACCACCAGTGCTGGGCTTCTAATGTGGGATCAGTATCGGGAAGGTCGTGGCCAATGGCGATTACGCCTTTGAGATGCAGATATTCCAGAGCGTTAATGGACCACCCTGGAGCAATTCCTGTTCGGCCCCACGTCCAACCGGTGTGCAAGGCTACGAAGCTACCTGTCTGAATTTCTCCATATTGAGATTCAAAGGATGTGAGCTCGGCAGGAGTAATTAAGCTTTCTTGAGGGAAACTCACTCTATATATAGGTAGGTAGGTTTCTTGAACCGGAATCTGATCCAAGGTTCTGCCGGTGGGGTCAAAATGGGCCGGGGCATCAACATGAGTTCCCCAGGGGCCGACCAGGTGATAGCGGTGCATGAGGAAGCCGTCTTGAGAGATCTCGGAAACAACGTCAACCTCTTCATCCGGATCGCCCGGATAATGGGGTTGACCTGGATGAAAGGCATGGGAGAGATCGATGATCTGCATGCGTCTAGAATAAAGGCCAATATGTCTAAGAAGAAGCCACGCCCTATACCTGTCCCTGCTCAATTTATTCCGCAGCTCATCGATGCGCATACCCATCTTGCTTCCTGCGGCGGTGACACCGCTGAATTGCTCAAGCGCGCCCACGAAGCCGGCGTCGAAAAGCTTTGTACAGTCGGTGATGGTCTCGCAGAGGCCGAACTTGCCCTGCAAGCGGCGCAGGAATTTAACAATGTTTATGCAGCTTGCGCGATTCATCCAACTAAGGCCGATCAATTGGATGCTGCAGCGCGCCAGCGTTTAAGTGAGATGGCGCAGGATCCTGCTTGTGTTGCCATCGGTGAAACTGGATTGGATACCTATTGGATAACTCATGATCCGGAAAACACCGCATCTTTGGAGGTTCAGGAAGAGGCATTGCGTTGGCATATTGATTTGGCGGTCAATTCCGGCAAAGCCTTAATGATTCACAACCGAGAAGCTGATGCTGATTTGATGCGCGTGCTGGGTAGTGCACCACGTCCCGAGAACACAATTTTGCACTGTTTTTCCTCGCCTTTGGGTGTAGCAAAAGAAGCTTTGGAACGTGGATATATCTTAAGTTTTGCCGGAAATGTTACTTTTAAGCGCAATGAGGAGCTGCGTGAGGCTGCCAGAATTGCTCCATTAGAGCAGATTTTTATTGAAACTGATGCGCCTTATATGACTCCGGAGCCTTTCCGCGGATCGCGAAATGAGCCTTCACTAATTGGCCATACGGCGCTTTGTATCGCAGAGGTGCGAGGCATGGCGGTGGAGGAATTGGCTGTGGCACTTTCCGCCAATTTTGATCGGGTTTATCATTCCTGAAGCCCATAATGTGACGCAACACACTCTTTTGAGGTTGGCCGTGGTCAGTTGTAGGGGATGGGGCGGATGTTACTGAAGTTTAATTGGGAGACGTCATTGGCGTTTTGCTTCTAGACGGGGTCATTTTGTTACCGTATTGTGATTAATTGTTCATACCCCGAGAGTGAAGAAGTTTAAAAAATGGCGACCCATCAAAAGTCACGGATCAACCAGATTAACGGCACCCGTTCAGTGCCGCTACGTCTGGCTACCGGTGGCATGCTCGCCACTCTGCTCATCGGCGGAGTGACAGCTGCAACCACTAAAAAAGACATCACTGTTGATGTCAACGGACAACAGCTGGCACTAGTCACCATGTCTGGAACTGTCGAAGGCGCGCTTACCCAAGCAGGTATCGAGCTCGGCGACCAAGACATTGTGTCCCCATCCTTGGATTCTGCACTTACTGACAACACCAAAGTGACAGTGCGAACAGCAAAGCAGGTAGCAGTGGTTGTGGAAGGTGAGACCAAGCAGGTCACTACCACCGCAGCTTCGGTGGAAGACCTCCTCAATGAAATTGGTGGAGTTACTCCCGCCGATGCCGTTGACGCGGACCTCAATGCAGAGATCCCAGAAGATGGCTTGGAACTTAATGTCACCAAGTCCAAGATCATCTCCATCAATGATGGCGGCAAGATCACTTATCTTTCCATCGCAGCCAAGGACGTTGCTGAAGCTTTGCAAGAGCGTGGCATTTCCCTCGACGCTGATGATCGCCTCAATGTGGATCCCGCAACCACGCTCAAGAACAACACTCAGATTGTTATTGACCGCGTGGAAAACAACCACGTCACTGAAGCGGTTCCTTTTGATGTAGCCGCAGTTTATGTGGATAATCCTGACGCTCCAGAAGGCGAAGAGTCTGTCCTGGAACCCGGCGCAGCTGGTACTAAGGAAATCACTCGCCAAATCACCACTGTCAACGGTGTTGAAACCAACTCCGCAGTGGTTAATGAAGTTGAAGTAACCCCAGCAACTCCTGCCAAGATCAGCCGTGGCACCAAGGTTGCAGCTGCTGCTCCTGCCGCAGCTGCCGTAGCTGGTAACTCAGTGTGGGATCAGCTGGCACAGTGTGAAGCTGGTGGAAACTGGGCTATTGATACCGGCAATGGTTACTCCGGTGGCCTGCAATTTGCAGCTTCAACCTGGCAGGCATATGGCGGTGGCGCTTACTCTGCAACCGCCGCAGGTGCATCCCGCGAACAGCAGATTGCCATTGCAGAAAAGGTTCAAGCCGCTCAAGGCTGGGGCGCATGGCCTGCTTGCACCGCAAGCCTAGGCATCCGATAGTAGAAATCTCGCATCCTGCAGGTAGATTGGGATGCTATGGAAGAACCCTCAGGCGCACAGCTGCTTGGCCCGGTGGAGATCCGCGCCCTCGCAGAAAAACTCGATGTCACACCCACGAAAAAACTGGGACAGAACTTTGTTCATGATCCCAATACCGTGCGTCGAATTGTTGGCGCCGCCGGACTTACCGCTGAAGACCATGTAGTAGAGGTCGGACCAGGGCTCGGTTCACTAACCTTGGCCCTGGTTGATGTGGCAAAAACCGTCACCGCAGTGGAAATTGATCCACGCCTGGCAGCAGAATTGCCAGCCACCTTTCAATGGCGTGCCCCAGATCTGGCCGATAAATTAAGCATTGTGCTCAAAGATGCGCTCCAGGTAAAACAAGCAGATTTGGCAGTTCAGCCCACCGCATTGGTGGCTAACTTGCCATATAACGTCTCTGTTCCAGTGCTGCTACACATGATGGAAGAATTTCCGACCATCACCAAGGTGCTCGTTATGGTGCAAGCCGAGGTAGCTGATCGTTTAGCAGCTGATCCGGGCTCCAAGATTTATGGTGTACCAAGTGTCAAGGCTTCTTTCTATGGACCTGTCACCAAAGCTGGTTCCATTGGTAAGAATGTTTTTTGGCCTGCACCGAAGATCGAATCCGGGTTGGTGAAAATCACCCGAGTGGAAACTCCGTGGCAACAAGACGATGAAACCAGGAAGAAAGTCTGGCCCATCATTGATGCTGCCTTCCTGCAGCGTCGCAAGACCTTGAGAGCTGCTCTTTCGGGATACTTTGGATCTGCCCAAGCTGCCGAGGATGCCCTTAGAGCAGCAAATATTGATCCTGGCCTGAGAGGTGAAAAGCTCGATATCGCCGATTATGTTCGCCTTGGATTGCAGGAGGCATAGGTGAAAATTACGGCCAAGGCCTGGGCGAAGACCAATCTGCACCTCGGTGTGGGGGAGGCTCGTCCCGATGGATTCCATGAACTGTTGACAGTTTTTCAGACGATTGATCTTTTTGACACCGTCACACTAGAAACCATTGATGAGGAAATTGTCGAAACAGGATCCGTCGTAAAGCGCCTTTCTGTAACCGGACCCCGTGGGGTCCCGGAAGACGCCACTAACCTGGCGTGGCGCGCAGTTGATGCGTTAGTGGCGCGTCGCGCCGAGCAGACCCCGCTGCCTGCAGTTACCTTGCATATTGACAAGGGGATTCCGGTGGCTGGTGGCATGGCTGGCGGTTCGGCGGATGCGGCGGCGACGTTGCGCGCTGTGGATGCTTGGATCGGGCCTTTTGGTCAAGAGACCTTATTAGAGGTTGCCGCTGAGTTGGGTTCGGATGTGCCATTTTGTTTATTGGGTGGCACCATGCGTGGCAGCGGTCGTGGCGAGCAATTGGTAGATATGCTCAATCGTGGAAAGTATCACTGGGTGGTCGCAGTTTTTGCAAAGGGCCTGTCCACGCCTGCGGTATTTAAAAAGCATGATGAAATACATTGGCATGGCAATTTTGAAATTGAAGAACTCAGCGAGGCTTTGCTGCAGGGCGACTACTTAAGCGTAGGTTCTGCTTTGCACAATGACCTGCAGATTTCCGCTTTTAGTTTGCGTCCGGAATTGCGCACTGTGCTTACCGATGGCATTAAGGCCGGTGCTTTTACTGGCATCGTTTCCGGATCGGGCCCAACATTGGTGTTTATTTGTGAAAATGCTGCCGATGCCCGCGATGTTGCAGAATCGCTTATTGATGGCGGACAGGTTTTGGCAGCTCACACTGCCACTGGCCCAGCATCACGCTCCGCGCGAACCCGCGGCGCACATATTTTGTCTATCGAAGACTAAAGCTAGTGAAATTGGAGTAAAAGAAAAACACAATGGCCAATCTGATCAATCTGGAAAACGTCTCAAAGACGTGGGGATTAAAGACGCTTCTCGACGGGGTGTCGCTGGGAGTGCAAAGCGGCGACCGTATCGGTGTAGTAGGCCTCAACGGCGGTGGCAAGACCACCTTGCTTGAAGTGCTTACCGGCATCGAACCTCCGGATGCGGGCCGTGTTTCACATAACTCTGATCTGCGCATGGCAGTTGTTACCCAGCGTGCCGAGCTCAATGATGATGACACTGTTGCTGATGTTGTGCTTGGACCACTTGGCCTGGAAGTTTTTGAATGGGCTTCCAATGCAACTGTGCGCGATGTGCTCGGCGGCTTGGGAATTGTCAATCTGGGTCTAGATACCAAGGTGGGCAACCTCTCGGGTGGAGAGCGTCGCCGTACCAATTTGGCTGCTGCTTTGGTCCAAGATTTGGATCTCATTGTGCTTGACGAGCCCACCAACCACCTTGACGTGGAAGGCGTGCAGTGGCTGGCATCTTATTTGCTTTCCCGTCGCATTGCCATTGTTGTGGTCACCCACGATCGTTGGTTCCTGGACACCATTGCCACCACCACCTGGGAAGTTCATGATGGCGTAGTTGATTCCTATGAAGGCGGCTACAACGACTGGACCTTCGCCCGTGCTGAGCGTGCGCGCCAGTCCGACATCATCGAGCAGCGTCGCCAGAACCTAGCCCGCAAGGAACTTGCTTGGCTGCGCCGCGGTGCACCTGCCCGTACCTCTAAACCTCGCTATCGCATTGAAGCCGCCGAGGCGTTGATTGCTGACGTGCCAGCTCCGCGTGACAAAGTGGAATTGATGAAATTCTCTAAATCACGCCAAGGCCGTGTGGTTATTGAGTTGGAAGATGCAGCAATTGCAACACCAGATGACCGCATGCTGGTTGAGGATCTCACCTGGCGTCTGGCCCCTGGCGAGCGCATCGGTCTGGTGGGCGTTAACGGCTCCGGCAAAACTACGCTGCTGCGCACTTTGGCTGGCGAGCATCCTTTGCGAGCCGGTAAGAGAATCGAAGGCCAAACTGTAAAGCTTGGTTGGCTGCGTCAGGAGCTCGATGATCTTGATCTTTCCCGCCGTCTTATTGACTGCGTGGAAGATGTTGCTTCTTATGTGGTGATGGGTGATAAGCAGATTTCTGCCTCCCAATTGGCTGAACGCCTGGGATTTTCACCGCAGCGTCAGCGCAC encodes the following:
- the rsmI gene encoding 16S rRNA (cytidine(1402)-2'-O)-methyltransferase, producing MHVAEITLPTGIIIAATPLGNIGDASPRLAYALAHATVVAAEDTRRTSALAAALGVEISGQLISNFDHNEVARVERLIEAAHTGTVLVVSDAGMPVVSDPGFALIDAAHDAGVPVTCFPGPSAVPTALALSGLHVGRFAFDGFAPRKQGARLEWLETLKTEKRAVCFFESPHRIQDTLADAALVLGDRRAAVCRELSKTYEQVKRGTLPELAAWAVDGVRGEITVVIEGAGAIEVDVESLIGVAEERVAAGERLKEVCADLAKTYGVGKKDLYDGVISSRN
- the betP gene encoding glycine betaine transporter BetP translates to MTTSDPNSKPIVEDAHSEQVTATEELAGLLKNPDVGEQLADFEEEIVFESESETASLDWTVIIPALAVVLATVVWGIGFNESFSKVAGSALGFVVNNLGWAFVLFGTVFVFFAIAIAASKFGQIRLGRIDEAPEFRTVSWISMMFAAGMGIGLMFYGTSEPLTFYRNGVPGHQTHEVGTAMASTMFHWTLHPWAIYAIVGLAIAYSTYRVGRKQLLSSAFVPLIGEKGAEGWPGKLIDILAIIATVFGTACSLGLGAMQIGAGLSAAGIIESPSQWTVLGIVSILTLAFLISAVSGVGKGIQYLSNANMILAALLAIFVFVVGPTISVLNLIPGSLGNYLSSFFEMAGRTAMSADGTAGEWLSSWTIFYWAWWISWSPFVGMFLARISRGRSIREFIVGVMLVPAGVSTVWFSIFGGTAIVFEQDSKSIWGEGSAQEQLFALLHSLPGGQIAGIIAMVLLGTFFITSADSASTVMGTMSQRGSLEPNKGVTAAWGIATAAIGLTLLLSGGDDALNNLQNVTIVAATPFLFVIVGLMFALVKDLSNDIIYVDYREQMKFNARLARERRVHNEHLKRELAAKRRRERQAQRVLKHR
- the metG gene encoding methionine--tRNA ligase; the protein is MTKNVLVSVAWPYANGPRHIGHVAGFGVPSDVFARFQRMSGNNVLMVSGTDEHGTPLLVQADKEGVSVQELADKYNRQIVEDLSGLGLSYDLFTRTTTSNHYAVVQELFRGLYDNGYMIKETTLGAISPSTGRTLPDRYIEGTCPICGADGARGDQCDNCGNQLDPSDLINPVSKINGETPNFVETEHFLLDLPALAEALTEWLKGREDWRPNVLKFSLNLLEDIRPRAMSRDIDWGIPIPVEGWQDNNAKKLYVWFDAVVGYLSASIEWAYRNGDPEAWRTFWNDPETKSYYFMGKDNITFHSQIWPAELLGYAGLGSRGGEVGDLGVLNLPTEVVSSEFLTMSGSKFSSSKGVVIYVKDFLKEFGADPLRYFIAVAGPENNDTDFTWDEFVRRVNNELANGWGNLVNRTVSMAHKNFGEVPVPGALEEADQKILDLATATFESVAANLEQSKFKAGITEVMHVVGEANAYIADQEPWKLAKDDTQRERLATVLWTALQVVSDCNTMLTPYLPHTAQKVHETLGRDGIWAASPQIVEVKNDSPRLPIGVGLPDPEHTYPVIMGDYKTQLARWERIDVVPGTHLEKPAPLIAKLDPELGETGPEWAPVQK
- a CDS encoding RecQ family ATP-dependent DNA helicase, giving the protein MNTTREEANTLLAGIAGPGAQLRDDQWLAIDALVNKKQRMLVVQRTGWGKSAVYFIAAKLLRARGAGAAVIISPLLALMRNQVAAAERAGIKAATLNSANMKQWEDIEKSVIGGDVDVLLISPERLNNPDFRSSILPRLAAETGLVVVDEAHCISDWGHDFRPDYRRIRDLLAGLGAQVPVLATTATANDRVVEDVRAQLGEGTGVLRGELDRDSLYLSVVNLEDSTLRAAWLATHLKELKGSGIIYCLTVSAAHDLADALKALGWEVAAYTGRTEAGERERLEQALLNNELKALIATSALGMGFDKPDLGFVVHLGSPSSPVSYYQQIGRAGRGTDHADVILLPGVEDKAIWEYFASVSFPAEEVVRQLLSVLTTEAQSTVKLESQVDLSRSRLEQVLKVLDVDGAVDRVRGGWVSTGQEWTYDAPRYAGLQEARHAEEVAMLEYQRSTSCRMLFLRQQLDDIHATVPCGRCDNCTGHKWSENIDSGINLQVEQQLKSPGVRLPARKMWPSGISVKGKISGIKEGRALGRLNDIGRGPALKQLLESGHFIEDPWMGRIIEVLKNWDWQQRPANVVALGKPDVQATALTVEVAQAIARIGRMNFAGLLNVAPGAVEVTAQNSAYRVEGLLNQWDWSAGLQLVDGPVLLVTDLFDTGWSVTVAGTGIAQRSSLDVLPFALASRG
- a CDS encoding cyclase family protein, translating into MQIIDLSHAFHPGQPHYPGDPDEEVDVVSEISQDGFLMHRYHLVGPWGTHVDAPAHFDPTGRTLDQIPVQETYLPIYRVSFPQESLITPAELTSFESQYGEIQTGSFVALHTGWTWGRTGIAPGWSINALEYLHLKGVIAIGHDLPDTDPTLEAQHWWLHHDHWQIENMCNLEKVPPLGAHLACPWPVPRSGASFPVRPIALIPD